A portion of the Maylandia zebra isolate NMK-2024a linkage group LG9, Mzebra_GT3a, whole genome shotgun sequence genome contains these proteins:
- the plcxd2 gene encoding PI-PLC X domain-containing protein 2 isoform X1 has protein sequence MKTRPAGIGNVHADWMGSLPSKLSAMPLKHLAVPGSHDSFTFWVDVHAPVGPDQKVYVKYLATMFSVLAKKVMVRWSMTQNLTFKEQLDAGIRYFDLRVSAKPGELGNEIYFIHGLFGHKVRDGLLEISSFLGRHRKEVVFLDFNHYYAMEAEHHVYLISMLQEVFGSKLCNNCAVENVTLDYLWEKKYQVIVFYHHPSAQGVPVMWPGNKIPAPWANTTEPIKLIEFLETTLKERDKQGSFHVSQAILTPTVNTVAKGLLWGLRSYLVERSVTAIGWCRGNHGSYLNLPTIMSWVEAQKPGVDGVNIITSDFVDLTDFANIVIKLNNLLLSEQNRKPR, from the exons ATGAAGACCAGACCTGCGGGGATCGGCAATGTCCATGCCGACTGGATGGGTTCGCTCCCCTCCAAGCTCAGTGCCATGCCCCTCAAACATCTAGCGGTGCCAG GCTCTCACGACTCTTTCACTTTTTGGGTGGATGTGCATGCTCCCGTGGGCCCCGATCAAAAGGTTTATGTTAAGTATCTGGCTACCATGTTCAGTGTCTTAGCCAAGAAAGTCATGGTGAGGTGGTCCATGACACAG AACCTGACCTTTAAGGAGCAGCTGGATGCAGGAATTCGCTACTTTGACCTCAGGGTGTCCGCAAAACCAGGCGAGCTTGGAAATGAAATCTACTTCATTCATGGCCTCTTTGGACACAAG GTGAGGGATGGCCTGTTAGAAATCAGCTCCTTCCTGGGCAGACACAGGAAAGAG GTGGTGTTCCTGGACTTTAACCATTACTATGCAATGGAGGCAGAGCACCACGTTTACCTCATCAGCATGCTCCAAGAAGTATTTGGCAGCAAACTGTGCAATAACTGTGCGGTGGAGAACGTCACTCTGGACTATCTCTGGGAGAAGAAATACCAG GTGATTGTGTTCTACCATCATCCTTCAGCCCAAGGCGTTCCTGTCATGTGGCCTGGCAACAAGATCCCTGCTCCCTGGGCAAACACCACTGAGCCCATCAAGCTCATAGAG TTCCTGGAAACTACGCTGAAGGAAAGAGACAAGCAGGGTTCCTTCCATGTATCCCAGGCCATCCTCACTCCCACTGTCAACACTGTGGCTAAGGGGTTGCTCTGGGGCCTGCGCAGCTACCTGGTGGAGAGGTCCGTGACTGCGATTGGATGGTGTAGAGGGAATCATGGATCATATTT AAACCTGCCAACCATCATGTCCTGGGTTGAGGCTCAGAAGCCAGGGGTGGACGGAGTCAACATCATCACCTCGGACTTTGTGGACCTCACTGATTTTGCCAACATTGTAATCAAGCTAAATAACCTGCTGTTGTCTGAACAGAACCGCAAACCAAGATGA
- the plcxd2 gene encoding PI-PLC X domain-containing protein 2 isoform X2 yields MKTRPAGIGNVHADWMGSLPSKLSAMPLKHLAVPGSHDSFTFWVDVHAPVGPDQKVYVKYLATMFSVLAKKVMVRWSMTQNLTFKEQLDAGIRYFDLRVSAKPGELGNEIYFIHGLFGHKVRDGLLEISSFLGRHRKEVVFLDFNHYYAMEAEHHVYLISMLQEVFGSKLCNNCAVENVTLDYLWEKKYQVIVFYHHPSAQGVPVMWPGNKIPAPWANTTEPIKLIEFLETTLKERDKQGSFHVSQAILTPTVNTVAKGLLWGLRSYLVERNLPTIMSWVEAQKPGVDGVNIITSDFVDLTDFANIVIKLNNLLLSEQNRKPR; encoded by the exons ATGAAGACCAGACCTGCGGGGATCGGCAATGTCCATGCCGACTGGATGGGTTCGCTCCCCTCCAAGCTCAGTGCCATGCCCCTCAAACATCTAGCGGTGCCAG GCTCTCACGACTCTTTCACTTTTTGGGTGGATGTGCATGCTCCCGTGGGCCCCGATCAAAAGGTTTATGTTAAGTATCTGGCTACCATGTTCAGTGTCTTAGCCAAGAAAGTCATGGTGAGGTGGTCCATGACACAG AACCTGACCTTTAAGGAGCAGCTGGATGCAGGAATTCGCTACTTTGACCTCAGGGTGTCCGCAAAACCAGGCGAGCTTGGAAATGAAATCTACTTCATTCATGGCCTCTTTGGACACAAG GTGAGGGATGGCCTGTTAGAAATCAGCTCCTTCCTGGGCAGACACAGGAAAGAG GTGGTGTTCCTGGACTTTAACCATTACTATGCAATGGAGGCAGAGCACCACGTTTACCTCATCAGCATGCTCCAAGAAGTATTTGGCAGCAAACTGTGCAATAACTGTGCGGTGGAGAACGTCACTCTGGACTATCTCTGGGAGAAGAAATACCAG GTGATTGTGTTCTACCATCATCCTTCAGCCCAAGGCGTTCCTGTCATGTGGCCTGGCAACAAGATCCCTGCTCCCTGGGCAAACACCACTGAGCCCATCAAGCTCATAGAG TTCCTGGAAACTACGCTGAAGGAAAGAGACAAGCAGGGTTCCTTCCATGTATCCCAGGCCATCCTCACTCCCACTGTCAACACTGTGGCTAAGGGGTTGCTCTGGGGCCTGCGCAGCTACCTGGTGGAGAG AAACCTGCCAACCATCATGTCCTGGGTTGAGGCTCAGAAGCCAGGGGTGGACGGAGTCAACATCATCACCTCGGACTTTGTGGACCTCACTGATTTTGCCAACATTGTAATCAAGCTAAATAACCTGCTGTTGTCTGAACAGAACCGCAAACCAAGATGA